A window from Lachnoanaerobaculum umeaense encodes these proteins:
- a CDS encoding biotin/lipoyl-containing protein codes for MKNYTITVNGKSYEVSVEERGGSSTPVVSAAQTPVVPVAKPAASATSGSEGRVKIVAPMSGKILGIKVSPNQAVKKGEVVAVLEAMKMENDIVALEDGIIASINVNVGDSVETNQTLVTIN; via the coding sequence ATGAAAAATTATACTATTACAGTAAATGGTAAGTCATATGAGGTTTCTGTTGAAGAAAGAGGTGGATCAAGTACACCTGTGGTATCTGCAGCACAGACACCAGTGGTACCGGTTGCAAAGCCGGCGGCATCTGCTACAAGTGGAAGCGAGGGCAGAGTAAAAATAGTAGCACCTATGAGCGGAAAGATCCTTGGAATAAAAGTTAGCCCTAATCAGGCGGTGAAAAAGGGTGAAGTTGTAGCTGTGTTAGAGGCTATGAAGATGGAAAATGATATAGTAGCACTTGAGGACGGTATAATTGCAAGTATAAATGTAAATGTTGGAGACAGTGTTGAAACTAATCAAACTCTTGTAACAATCAACTAA
- a CDS encoding OadG family protein produces the protein MKKRIKYLYLCLFVFIIMALCACGKKVPEDISSMLTSDAESFLHELYKMDEGELIQESMNAQQYGQPVIAEGINSFITTKESVGDLVSIDKIATAYEDGNYVVKLYYSGTLGKAEFAIGISEETNNLVAVSFLPRYSLAEKMEKAALNTILGMGTVFIILIFISFLISLFKYISVFENKLKSKKNAKPVVNDIVENSEPQNTENHESLVDDLELIAVITAAIAEFSNTDASNLIVRSIKRVKR, from the coding sequence ATGAAAAAGAGAATAAAGTATTTATATTTATGTCTATTTGTGTTCATCATAATGGCACTTTGTGCATGTGGAAAAAAAGTTCCGGAAGATATTTCGAGTATGCTTACTTCAGATGCTGAGAGTTTTTTACATGAACTCTATAAGATGGATGAGGGCGAATTAATTCAGGAAAGTATGAATGCACAGCAGTATGGTCAGCCTGTAATTGCTGAGGGAATCAACAGTTTTATAACAACCAAAGAATCAGTAGGTGATTTGGTAAGTATTGATAAAATTGCTACAGCATATGAAGATGGAAATTATGTTGTTAAATTATATTATTCGGGAACATTAGGAAAAGCTGAGTTTGCAATAGGAATAAGTGAAGAAACAAATAATTTAGTGGCTGTATCTTTTTTACCAAGATATTCATTAGCAGAGAAAATGGAGAAGGCTGCACTTAATACAATTTTGGGAATGGGAACAGTATTTATAATACTTATTTTTATATCATTCCTTATAAGCTTGTTTAAATATATAAGTGTGTTTGAAAACAAGTTAAAATCTAAGAAAAATGCAAAGCCGGTGGTTAATGATATTGTAGAGAATAGTGAGCCGCAAAATACTGAAAACCATGAAAGCCTTGTTGATGACTTAGAACTTATTGCAGTGATTACTGCGGCTATAGCAGAGTTTAGTAATACAGATGCGTCAAATCTTATTGTTCGTTCAATAAAGAGAGTTAAAAGATAG
- a CDS encoding acyl-CoA carboxylase subunit beta: MAQIGVSAMKRIEDLLDIGSFVEIGSYISSRNTDFNLSDKDTPKDGVWTGYGTINDSLVYVYSQDSSVLGGSIGEMHAKKIVALYDMAMKMGAPVIGLIDCAGLRLEESFDALDAFGKIYLAQTKASGVIPQIQAVFGLSGGGMAISNGLSDFVFMEQDKAKVFVNSPNAIAGNSQDKNDFSSAKFQSESTALVDFIGTETEIISGIRELISVLPANNEDDMSYIECSDDLNRTTPELIDRISDPALAMNTISDSGYVLEVKKNYAREMFTGFIRLNGNTVGVVANRRVLYDEKGEIAQEFENVLSHQGSDKAAGFIEFCDAFNIPMLTLVDVKGYRATKCSEKRMPKSGAGLTFAYANATVPKVSLIVGDAYGSAALSMNSKSIGADIVFAWESAKMGMMNASEAVKIIYSKEIDSSEDIKSTLDEKIKEYENLQNSVVYAARRGYVDDIITVADTRKRLIAAFEMLFTKKEDRPYKKHGTI; encoded by the coding sequence ATGGCTCAAATAGGAGTTTCTGCTATGAAACGAATTGAAGATTTGCTAGATATCGGAAGTTTTGTGGAAATTGGCTCATATATAAGTTCAAGGAACACAGATTTTAATCTATCTGACAAGGATACTCCAAAGGATGGTGTTTGGACAGGTTATGGTACGATTAATGACAGTCTGGTATATGTATATAGTCAAGACTCTTCAGTGCTTGGTGGCTCTATAGGAGAGATGCATGCTAAAAAAATAGTTGCATTATATGATATGGCAATGAAGATGGGGGCACCTGTAATTGGACTTATAGATTGTGCCGGTTTGAGACTGGAAGAGTCTTTTGATGCATTGGATGCCTTTGGAAAGATATATTTAGCACAGACAAAAGCAAGTGGTGTGATACCACAGATACAGGCAGTATTTGGTCTTAGTGGTGGCGGTATGGCAATCAGCAATGGACTGAGTGATTTCGTGTTTATGGAGCAAGATAAGGCAAAAGTTTTTGTTAATTCTCCAAATGCTATTGCAGGAAATTCACAGGACAAAAACGATTTTTCATCTGCAAAGTTTCAGTCAGAGTCAACAGCTCTTGTGGATTTTATAGGAACAGAGACAGAAATTATTTCCGGAATAAGAGAACTTATTTCAGTACTTCCTGCAAATAATGAAGATGATATGTCTTATATTGAGTGTAGTGACGATTTGAACAGAACTACACCTGAACTTATAGATAGAATAAGTGATCCGGCACTTGCAATGAATACAATTTCAGACAGCGGATATGTGCTTGAGGTAAAGAAAAATTACGCAAGAGAGATGTTTACCGGATTTATAAGATTAAATGGTAATACTGTAGGAGTTGTAGCAAATAGAAGAGTTCTATATGATGAAAAGGGTGAGATCGCACAGGAGTTTGAGAATGTTCTATCTCATCAGGGAAGTGATAAGGCAGCCGGGTTTATAGAATTTTGTGATGCATTCAATATTCCAATGCTTACATTGGTAGATGTAAAGGGATATAGAGCTACAAAATGTAGTGAAAAGAGAATGCCTAAATCCGGTGCAGGACTTACATTTGCATATGCCAATGCAACAGTACCTAAAGTAAGTCTTATAGTCGGTGATGCTTATGGAAGTGCAGCACTTTCAATGAATTCAAAATCAATAGGTGCAGATATAGTATTTGCATGGGAAAGTGCAAAAATGGGTATGATGAATGCAAGTGAGGCTGTAAAGATAATTTATTCCAAGGAAATAGATTCGAGCGAGGATATAAAGTCGACTCTTGATGAAAAGATAAAAGAGTATGAGAACCTCCAAAATTCTGTTGTATATGCTGCAAGAAGAGGATATGTAGATGATATTATTACAGTAGCAGATACAAGAAAGAGATTGATAGCTGCATTTGAAATGCTTTTTACAAAGAAAGAAGATCGTCCATATAAGAAGCATGGAACAATTTAG
- a CDS encoding purine-nucleoside phosphorylase: protein MNQIFEKVKRSYDYIRSVTDLMPEVALVLGSGLGEFAKHMEVECEIPYSSIEGFPVSTVAGHDGKFLFGTVEGVKTVIMKGRVHYYEGYPVTDVVLPTRLMIMLGAKKLILTNASGAVNTSYKPGDLMLITDHISTIVPSPLIGENISEFGTRFPDMSNVYSKRLQDVVRDSAKEVGVSLREGVYMQFSGPAYETPAEVKLARLLGADAVGMSTAIEAVAANHMGAEICGISCFTNMAAGILDQPLSHEEVSEAANKVAHVFESLVKTIIKNI, encoded by the coding sequence ATGAATCAGATATTTGAGAAGGTAAAAAGAAGCTATGACTACATTAGAAGTGTTACAGATTTAATGCCGGAGGTAGCTTTGGTGCTTGGCTCAGGACTTGGAGAGTTTGCAAAGCATATGGAAGTTGAGTGTGAGATACCATATTCAAGTATTGAGGGTTTTCCTGTATCTACAGTAGCAGGACATGACGGCAAGTTTTTATTTGGTACAGTTGAGGGAGTAAAGACTGTTATAATGAAGGGAAGAGTGCATTATTATGAGGGCTACCCTGTAACTGATGTCGTACTTCCAACAAGACTTATGATAATGCTTGGAGCAAAGAAACTTATCCTTACTAATGCTTCAGGTGCTGTAAATACTTCATATAAGCCTGGAGATTTGATGCTTATTACAGATCATATATCAACTATAGTACCTTCACCACTTATTGGTGAGAATATAAGTGAGTTCGGCACAAGGTTCCCTGATATGAGCAATGTATACTCCAAGAGACTACAGGATGTAGTGAGAGATTCTGCAAAGGAAGTTGGAGTAAGTCTTAGAGAGGGAGTATATATGCAGTTTAGTGGTCCTGCATATGAGACACCTGCAGAGGTAAAATTAGCAAGGCTGCTTGGTGCAGATGCAGTAGGTATGTCAACTGCTATAGAGGCTGTAGCTGCTAATCATATGGGTGCAGAAATCTGTGGTATATCCTGCTTTACAAATATGGCAGCAGGTATTTTAGATCAGCCACTTAGCCATGAGGAAGTATCGGAGGCTGCAAATAAGGTTGCACATGTTTTTGAGAGTTTGGTAAAGACTATTATAAAGAATATTTAG
- a CDS encoding phosphopentomutase: MKKYKRIFVVVLDSLGIGAMPDAERFGDVNTDTFGHIVKSYGKLNIPNLKKLGMFNLHPVEGDNGVEKPLGRFCRMEEMSNGKDTMTGHWEMMGLRIEKPFQTFTDTGFPKELIDELEKRCGKRVIGNKSASGTEILEELAEEEINTGAMIVYTSADSVLQICGNEETFDLQNLYRCCEIARELTMKDEWKVGRVIARPYLGKKKGEFKRTSNRHDYALKPFGRTALNVLKDNGLDVISIGKINDIFVGEGITKAYHSDSSVHGMEQTIDMLNEDFTGLCFTNLVDFDALWGHRRDPVGYAKEIEKFDIKLGEFMEKMNDDDLIILTADHGNDPTHSGTDHTREAVFFMSYSKKFDGGKLLDTTNTFAVIGASIVDNFDLEMPENTIGYSILDSI; encoded by the coding sequence ATGAAAAAATATAAGAGAATATTTGTTGTTGTATTGGATTCTCTAGGTATTGGTGCAATGCCTGATGCTGAGAGATTTGGAGATGTGAACACTGATACCTTTGGACATATTGTTAAAAGTTATGGGAAGCTGAATATTCCAAACTTGAAAAAACTTGGAATGTTTAACCTTCATCCGGTAGAAGGAGATAATGGGGTAGAAAAACCTCTTGGAAGATTTTGTAGAATGGAAGAAATGAGTAATGGTAAGGATACTATGACAGGTCATTGGGAGATGATGGGCCTTAGAATTGAAAAGCCTTTCCAGACATTCACTGATACAGGATTTCCAAAGGAGCTTATAGATGAGCTTGAAAAAAGATGCGGTAAAAGAGTAATAGGTAATAAGTCGGCTTCAGGAACTGAGATACTTGAAGAACTTGCTGAAGAAGAAATAAATACAGGTGCAATGATTGTATACACATCAGCCGATTCAGTACTGCAAATCTGTGGAAATGAAGAGACATTTGATTTACAAAATCTATATAGATGTTGTGAAATTGCCAGAGAACTTACAATGAAGGATGAATGGAAAGTTGGTAGAGTTATTGCCAGACCTTATCTTGGCAAGAAAAAAGGTGAGTTCAAGAGAACTTCAAACAGACATGACTATGCACTTAAGCCATTTGGTAGGACAGCACTCAATGTTTTGAAAGATAATGGATTAGATGTAATCTCTATCGGTAAGATAAACGATATATTTGTTGGAGAGGGTATTACTAAGGCATATCATTCAGATTCAAGTGTACATGGAATGGAGCAGACTATAGATATGCTTAATGAAGATTTCACCGGTCTTTGTTTCACAAATCTGGTAGATTTTGATGCACTTTGGGGTCATAGAAGAGATCCTGTAGGCTATGCCAAGGAAATAGAGAAGTTTGATATTAAGCTTGGTGAGTTTATGGAGAAGATGAATGATGATGATTTGATCATACTTACTGCAGACCATGGAAATGATCCAACTCATTCAGGAACAGATCACACCAGAGAAGCTGTATTCTTTATGTCATATTCAAAGAAGTTTGATGGTGGGAAATTACTTGATACAACCAATACATTTGCAGTAATAGGTGCAAGTATAGTAGATAATTTTGATTTGGAGATGCCTGAAAATACTATTGGTTATAGTATTTTGGACAGTATATAA
- the add gene encoding adenosine deaminase yields MNREDIIKLPKLDLHCHLDGSLSKVFLENTLGRNFTMEELSISMDCNSLVEYLEKFDVPLEAMNSRDNIKAATIDVMKSAADEGVRYIEIRFAPLLSVSGNVNTRDVIESVIEGLKLGSQTFNIHGNAICCAMTHHDIKDSMSMFKIAREYYGSGVAGLDLAGDEANHPIGEFKELFGFAKELGMNFTIHAGEAGPKSNIEGAIEYGAKRIGHGIAMRNDERLLKLAKDKSIGIEMCPISNYQTKAVGREDLYPYSDYIKKGILATINTDNRLVSNTSITKEILFLQDKSMINDEEIVKGIKNAIEVSFASDEIKEMLWKEC; encoded by the coding sequence ATGAACAGAGAAGATATTATAAAATTACCGAAGCTTGACTTACATTGTCATTTGGACGGCTCTTTATCTAAAGTATTTTTAGAAAATACTCTGGGAAGAAATTTTACTATGGAAGAACTGTCTATAAGTATGGACTGTAACAGTTTGGTGGAATATCTTGAGAAATTTGATGTTCCATTGGAGGCTATGAATAGCAGAGATAATATAAAGGCTGCAACTATTGATGTAATGAAGTCTGCAGCTGATGAGGGAGTAAGATACATTGAGATAAGATTCGCCCCACTTTTGTCTGTCTCAGGTAATGTGAATACAAGAGATGTTATTGAGTCTGTGATAGAGGGACTTAAATTGGGAAGTCAAACTTTCAATATTCATGGCAATGCTATATGTTGTGCTATGACTCATCATGATATAAAGGACAGTATGTCAATGTTTAAAATTGCAAGAGAATACTATGGCAGTGGAGTAGCCGGACTTGATTTGGCAGGAGATGAGGCAAATCATCCTATAGGTGAATTTAAAGAGCTTTTTGGCTTTGCCAAAGAATTGGGTATGAATTTCACTATTCATGCAGGAGAGGCAGGACCGAAGTCCAATATTGAGGGTGCTATAGAATATGGTGCAAAAAGAATTGGACATGGCATTGCTATGAGAAATGATGAAAGACTTTTGAAACTGGCTAAAGATAAAAGTATTGGTATAGAAATGTGTCCAATAAGTAATTATCAGACTAAGGCGGTAGGTAGAGAAGATCTTTATCCGTATTCCGATTATATAAAGAAAGGTATACTTGCTACTATCAATACAGATAATAGATTGGTTAGCAATACCAGCATTACAAAAGAAATATTGTTTTTACAAGATAAATCTATGATAAATGACGAAGAGATTGTAAAAGGTATTAAAAATGCTATAGAGGTATCTTTTGCAAGTGATGAGATTAAGGAAATGCTTTGGAAGGAATGCTAA
- the deoC gene encoding deoxyribose-phosphate aldolase, which produces MLSTKLFDHTILKADARKADVKRICDEAMAYSFCSVCVNSYYVPYVRELLHGSDVKICSVVGFPLGAMSTKAKALEAKIAVIDGADEIDMVINIGALKDKDYAAVLEDIKAVKEACGKAILKVIIETCLLTDEEKIKACELSKEANADFVKTSTGFSTAGAKVEDVKLMRDTVGENMGVKASGGIHDKEFAKELVVAGATRLGTSATIKIVESAFYDV; this is translated from the coding sequence ATGTTATCAACAAAATTATTTGATCATACAATATTAAAGGCAGATGCTAGAAAGGCAGATGTAAAAAGAATATGTGATGAGGCTATGGCATATAGCTTTTGTTCAGTATGTGTGAACTCATACTATGTACCTTATGTAAGAGAACTTCTACATGGAAGTGATGTAAAGATATGCAGTGTAGTAGGATTTCCATTGGGAGCAATGTCTACCAAAGCAAAGGCACTTGAAGCAAAGATTGCCGTAATAGATGGTGCTGATGAAATAGACATGGTTATAAATATCGGTGCACTTAAGGATAAGGACTATGCTGCAGTTTTAGAAGATATAAAGGCTGTAAAAGAGGCATGTGGAAAGGCTATATTAAAGGTAATTATTGAAACATGCCTTTTGACTGATGAGGAAAAGATAAAGGCTTGTGAGCTTTCAAAGGAGGCAAATGCTGATTTTGTAAAGACATCCACAGGATTTAGTACTGCCGGTGCCAAGGTGGAAGATGTGAAGCTTATGAGAGATACTGTAGGCGAAAACATGGGAGTGAAAGCAAGTGGTGGAATCCATGATAAGGAGTTTGCAAAAGAGCTTGTTGTAGCAGGAGCTACAAGACTTGGAACAAGTGCTACTATAAAAATAGTGGAATCAGCTTTTTATGATGTTTAA
- a CDS encoding ABC transporter permease, with amino-acid sequence MEVLIKDLGLLINAIMIATPPLLLAALGSCFSERSGVVNIGIEGMMTIGAFTGACVAYFTGNGWVGFFAGGLAGALLGVVHAIACIHCAADQTISGTAINFIGPGLAVFLCKAIFDNSSDSPALDTAAKLPKMFNGVFKSGSFGYNVFSTYSVAYLSFLLVLVIWFVFYKTKFGMHLRAVGEHPEACATLGVNVYRTRYICVILSGFLAGLGGAFVTLATVNQFRPSVIVGQGFIAIAAVIFGKFKPQGALKACLLFGLCNGIKALLGAGNVVSPNLISMIPYVVTILALVLVVGSARVPAANGKPFLKSR; translated from the coding sequence ATGGAAGTTTTGATAAAGGATTTAGGTCTATTAATAAATGCTATAATGATTGCAACTCCACCACTACTTTTAGCAGCTCTTGGCTCCTGCTTTTCAGAGAGAAGTGGAGTAGTAAATATCGGTATTGAAGGGATGATGACCATAGGAGCTTTTACCGGTGCTTGTGTAGCATATTTTACCGGAAATGGTTGGGTAGGATTTTTCGCAGGTGGACTTGCCGGGGCATTACTTGGAGTAGTACATGCGATCGCTTGTATACACTGTGCTGCAGACCAGACTATATCAGGTACTGCAATCAACTTCATAGGACCGGGACTTGCGGTATTCCTATGTAAGGCTATTTTTGACAATTCATCAGACTCACCTGCACTTGATACAGCGGCTAAGCTTCCAAAAATGTTTAATGGTGTATTCAAATCAGGATCTTTTGGATATAATGTTTTTTCAACATATTCAGTTGCATATTTAAGCTTTTTACTGGTTTTAGTTATATGGTTTGTATTTTACAAGACAAAATTCGGCATGCATCTTAGAGCTGTAGGAGAGCACCCGGAAGCCTGTGCTACATTAGGAGTAAATGTATATCGTACAAGATATATTTGCGTTATACTTTCAGGATTTTTGGCAGGACTTGGTGGAGCTTTTGTTACATTGGCGACAGTGAATCAGTTTAGACCTTCTGTAATAGTAGGTCAAGGTTTTATCGCCATTGCAGCAGTAATTTTTGGAAAGTTTAAACCACAGGGAGCACTTAAGGCTTGTTTACTTTTCGGCCTTTGTAATGGTATCAAGGCACTTCTTGGAGCAGGAAATGTGGTATCACCAAACTTGATATCAATGATTCCTTATGTAGTTACTATTTTAGCACTTGTACTTGTGGTAGGTAGTGCAAGAGTACCGGCTGCAAACGGTAAACCTTTTTTGAAGTCCAGATAG
- a CDS encoding ABC transporter permease, whose product MSKKNNILASSAFYTLISIIVGFIVGAILLAVARINPVEAYGQLLKGIFGKPKFMIWCLIYAAPLIFTGLSVAFSFKTGVFNIGAEGQFVVGSLTACVIGILIKVPAIIHIPLCFIGAALAGAAWGAIVGVLKIKKGVNEVLSYIMFNWIAFYFSNFVVNLTIIHKDGGGEATKDVADSARILLPESIRNATGASAANWGFVLAIIFAIIVWFVINKTTLGFKLRAVGFSNSAAEYAGIDTGKSFLTAMAFSGALAGIGGAVQLLGMSGRISQFSGQEGYGFQGITVALIGASNPLGCIFAGIFYGAMKYGGGKLSLVNAPAEVVDIIMGIIIVFIAISGLFKTIILNRVKKGAA is encoded by the coding sequence ATGAGTAAGAAGAATAATATACTCGCAAGTAGTGCTTTTTATACTCTTATATCAATAATAGTAGGCTTTATTGTTGGAGCTATATTGCTTGCAGTGGCAAGAATTAATCCTGTAGAGGCATATGGGCAGCTACTTAAAGGGATTTTTGGAAAGCCTAAGTTTATGATTTGGTGTCTCATATATGCAGCACCACTTATATTTACAGGACTTAGTGTGGCTTTTTCTTTTAAAACAGGTGTATTTAATATTGGTGCAGAGGGACAGTTTGTAGTAGGTTCACTTACAGCCTGTGTAATCGGTATACTAATAAAGGTACCCGCAATCATTCATATACCATTATGTTTTATAGGTGCTGCACTTGCAGGGGCTGCATGGGGAGCTATAGTTGGAGTGCTAAAGATTAAAAAGGGAGTAAATGAAGTACTTTCTTACATTATGTTTAACTGGATTGCCTTCTATTTTTCAAACTTTGTAGTGAATCTTACTATAATCCACAAAGATGGTGGAGGTGAGGCCACAAAGGATGTTGCAGACAGTGCCAGAATACTTTTACCTGAGTCTATAAGGAATGCAACAGGTGCATCAGCTGCTAACTGGGGATTTGTTTTAGCAATTATATTTGCAATAATCGTTTGGTTTGTTATAAATAAAACAACATTAGGCTTTAAACTTAGAGCAGTAGGATTTAGTAATAGTGCCGCAGAGTATGCAGGTATAGATACCGGAAAATCATTCTTGACGGCAATGGCATTTTCAGGTGCACTTGCAGGTATCGGAGGTGCGGTACAGCTTCTAGGTATGAGTGGAAGAATATCACAGTTCTCAGGTCAGGAGGGTTATGGTTTCCAGGGAATTACAGTAGCACTTATAGGTGCATCAAATCCGCTTGGTTGTATATTTGCAGGCATATTCTATGGAGCAATGAAGTATGGTGGTGGAAAACTTTCACTTGTTAATGCACCGGCTGAGGTAGTAGATATTATCATGGGTATAATTATTGTATTCATAGCTATATCAGGTCTGTTTAAAACCATAATCTTAAATCGTGTAAAGAAGGGAGCGGCATAA
- a CDS encoding ABC transporter ATP-binding protein, with protein MDVAVKMQNIVKKFGDFVANDGINLTVHKGEVHAILGENGAGKSTLMNILYGLYNPTSGQIFIDGKETIIGTPQRAIDLGIGMVHQHFMLIPPFTVTENIVLGMEDTNGLVLDLKKSREKIVELSEKYGLSVDPDAKIEDISVGMQQRVEIIKVLYRGANTLILDEPTASLTPQEIAELIEIIKSLTNDGKSVILITHKLKEIKACADTCTIIRHGKYINTVDVKNTTESELASMMVGRDVSFTVEKEKREPGEVVLEVKDLCAKDYRNVEILKSLSLSVRRGEIVGIAGVDGNGQSELVEILTGLKKAESGSVTILGQNAFNVTPKQSFEMGITSIPEDRQKHGLVLDFSVAENLILQNFEKEPFSKNGILNKADIESHANDMIKKFDIRPNDCSKKAAKTLSGGNQQKVIIAREVTNDSDLLIAVNPTRGLDVGAIEFVHKYLVEQRNKNKAVLLVSFELDEIMNLSDRIEVIFDGQITGEVAGDEADENELGLLMAGGKKNE; from the coding sequence ATGGACGTAGCTGTCAAAATGCAAAACATAGTCAAGAAGTTTGGCGATTTTGTTGCAAATGATGGTATCAATCTTACTGTACATAAAGGAGAAGTACATGCCATTTTGGGAGAGAATGGTGCCGGAAAATCTACACTTATGAATATTTTGTATGGTTTATACAACCCTACATCAGGACAGATATTCATAGACGGTAAAGAGACCATTATTGGTACACCACAGAGGGCAATTGATTTAGGTATTGGTATGGTGCATCAACATTTCATGCTTATACCGCCATTTACTGTAACAGAAAATATAGTACTTGGAATGGAAGATACCAATGGACTTGTGCTTGATTTAAAAAAGTCAAGAGAAAAAATAGTTGAGCTTTCTGAGAAATATGGATTATCAGTAGATCCTGATGCAAAGATAGAAGATATTTCAGTAGGTATGCAACAAAGAGTAGAGATCATTAAAGTGTTGTATAGAGGTGCCAATACATTGATATTGGATGAGCCGACAGCTTCCCTCACACCACAGGAAATAGCAGAGCTTATTGAAATTATAAAAAGCCTTACTAATGACGGTAAATCCGTTATATTGATTACACATAAGTTAAAAGAGATAAAGGCTTGTGCAGATACCTGTACAATTATTAGGCATGGTAAGTATATAAATACTGTAGACGTAAAAAATACCACCGAAAGTGAATTAGCATCTATGATGGTTGGTAGAGATGTGTCATTTACAGTAGAAAAAGAAAAAAGAGAACCCGGAGAAGTAGTACTTGAAGTTAAAGATTTATGTGCTAAAGATTATAGAAATGTTGAGATACTTAAGTCTTTAAGCTTATCTGTTCGTAGAGGAGAGATAGTGGGTATAGCCGGAGTCGACGGTAACGGACAGTCTGAGCTTGTAGAGATATTGACAGGCTTGAAAAAGGCGGAGTCTGGAAGCGTGACAATTTTGGGTCAAAATGCTTTCAATGTTACACCTAAGCAGAGCTTTGAGATGGGTATTACAAGTATACCCGAGGATAGACAAAAGCACGGATTGGTACTTGATTTTAGTGTGGCGGAGAATCTTATATTACAAAATTTTGAAAAAGAGCCTTTCTCAAAAAACGGTATTTTAAATAAAGCTGACATTGAAAGTCATGCTAATGATATGATAAAGAAATTTGATATCAGACCAAATGATTGTTCAAAAAAGGCAGCAAAGACTCTTTCAGGAGGAAATCAACAAAAGGTAATAATTGCCAGAGAAGTTACAAATGATTCTGACCTTTTGATTGCAGTAAATCCTACAAGAGGTTTGGACGTAGGTGCTATAGAGTTTGTCCATAAGTATCTTGTGGAACAGAGAAATAAGAATAAGGCAGTTTTATTGGTTTCATTTGAACTTGATGAGATAATGAATCTATCAGATAGAATAGAGGTTATTTTTGATGGACAGATTACCGGAGAAGTGGCAGGAGATGAGGCTGATGAAAATGAACTTGGACTTTTGATGGCAGGAGGAAAAAAGAATGAGTAA
- a CDS encoding YjjW family glycine radical enzyme activase, whose protein sequence is MHSADINKIIPFSSVDGPGNRTAIFLQGCNFNCKYCHNPETRNKCINCLDCVEHCPVNALKNEENRVRFYPEKCIGCDTCIKICKYGATPKIVRLTSRETFEKICENIPFIRGVTFSGGECMLYPDFMREVFELCKEKNLGTLIDSNGSIDFEKMKELLDVTDGVMLDVKAYDLKEHIKVTDFSNDIVLKNALYLAYIGKLFEVRTVIVPELFDFRKTVYDTSAALAPFLKKSNIRYKLISYRENGVRKEFRDYRMPTEKEMNEAKDIVEKNGFNDIVII, encoded by the coding sequence GTGCACAGTGCCGATATCAATAAAATCATACCTTTCAGTAGTGTAGACGGACCCGGAAATCGTACAGCTATATTTCTACAAGGATGCAATTTTAACTGTAAATATTGTCATAATCCTGAAACTAGAAATAAATGTATTAACTGCTTGGATTGTGTAGAGCATTGTCCGGTGAATGCATTGAAAAATGAAGAAAATAGGGTGAGATTCTACCCTGAAAAATGTATAGGTTGTGATACATGTATAAAAATTTGCAAATATGGTGCTACACCAAAGATAGTAAGATTAACTTCCCGGGAAACATTTGAAAAGATATGTGAAAATATACCTTTTATAAGGGGAGTCACATTTTCAGGTGGGGAGTGTATGTTATATCCAGACTTTATGAGAGAGGTATTTGAACTTTGTAAAGAGAAAAATCTGGGTACCTTGATAGATAGTAATGGAAGTATAGATTTTGAAAAGATGAAGGAACTTTTAGATGTTACAGATGGTGTTATGCTCGATGTGAAGGCATATGACCTTAAGGAACATATAAAGGTAACAGACTTTAGCAATGATATTGTATTAAAGAATGCACTATACTTGGCGTATATAGGTAAACTATTTGAAGTGAGGACTGTTATTGTACCGGAACTATTTGACTTTAGAAAGACCGTATATGATACATCAGCGGCTTTGGCACCTTTCCTTAAAAAGTCAAATATCAGATACAAGCTTATCTCCTATAGGGAAAACGGAGTTAGAAAAGAATTTAGAGATTATAGAATGCCGACAGAAAAAGAGATGAATGAAGCTAAGGATATAGTAGAAAAAAATGGCTTTAATGATATTGTGATTATATAG